The following proteins come from a genomic window of Dreissena polymorpha isolate Duluth1 chromosome 1, UMN_Dpol_1.0, whole genome shotgun sequence:
- the LOC127842790 gene encoding uncharacterized protein LOC127842790, with protein sequence MSILVEKPRILPKKRSLAKFKYKTSTVSKTNPCGMQRVRKLYRHRGFSTQATDIIMSAWRDSTKCQYKVNIKRWLQYCSGREINPVSVSINDVIEFLTTEYNKGLGYYSLNTARSSLTSLGIIIDNYQAELHPIVVKFIKGVFNLRPPVPKYCCTWDVDKVLNYLRKLSPVKLISLKDLTFKLVILIALAKAARIQTVQLLSVNNLKKLRSKFVVYFDGLLKQSRPSCNQSYIELTAYPQDRRLCVYTVVKEYLVCTKPARTGDNDRLLLSLIKPYKAVSRDTVSRWIKTVMIRSGIDVSVRST encoded by the coding sequence ATGTCAATTCTAGTGGAGAAACCTCGGATATTGCCGAAAAAAAGATCTCTTGCCAAATTCAAATACAAGACATCCACTGTCTCAAAAACTAATCCTTGTGGCATGCAAAGAGTCAGGAAACTCTATAGACACCGAGGATTTTCAACACAAGCTACCGATATTATCATGTCAGCTTGGAGAGACTCAACAAAATGCCAGTACAAAGTCAACATTAAGAGATGGTTACAGTATTGCAGTGGCCGTGAGATAAATCCAGTTTCAGTTTCTATAAACGATGTGATTGAATTCCTCACAACAGAATATAACAAGGGTTTAGGTTATTACTCATTAAATACAGCTAGGTCGTCGCTAACATCATTAGGAATTATAATTGACAATTATCAAGCAGAATTGCATCCAATTGTAGTGAAATTCATCAAAGGTGTCTTTAATTTGCGACCACCAGTACCTAAATACTGTTGTACTTGGGACGTAGATAAAGTACTAAATTACCTAAGGAAACTTTCACCTGTAAAATTAATCTCTCTAAaggatttaacatttaaattggtAATTTTGATTGCCCTGGCGAAAGCAGCCAGAATCCAAACAGTTCAATTGTTATCAGTTAATAATTTGAAGAAGTTACGTTCAAAGTTCGTTGTTTACTTCGATGGCCTCTTAAAGCAAAGTCGTCCAAGTTGTAATCAAAGTTATATTGAACTTACAGCATATCCTCAAGACAGGAGGTTATGCGTATATACAGTGGTTAAAGAATACTTAGTTTGTACTAAACCAGCAAGAACTGGTGACAATGATAGACTGCTTTTAAGTTTAATTAAGCCCTACAAAGCGGTATCAAGGGATACAGTCAGCCGATGGATAAAAACTGTGATGATTCGCTCAGGAATAGATGTTTCAGTTCGGTCCACATAG
- the LOC127842769 gene encoding uncharacterized protein LOC127842769 isoform X1 — MKAAKPTSIQRPVQILHPSPPRVIMAETKERLRMISYLVPSIPVELFELLLEYLEGVTGRQGYLIYESRWTGPPQQRVDPFTSNEVDIGLMSSTDYLRLVSNQNKHISLCEAGAVFNHTKNTERPVYFADVIIHARNKLKYKDMHDLRGHSLGFAGSKSISSCLAVLDYLKKQGFDVSFFGSTFECGSHIGLINSVLANRVDVASVDSNALFNFLKTNPSHKDDLQVITSFGPLPTYPIVLNSRMPDALKTQITQGLLDMAKDSNWRKRLEEFNINGFVPIDSSLYVIETDLASNIGKLKMNATYY; from the exons CTAAGCCTACCAGTATTCAGCGCCCAGTTCAAATCCTTCATCCTAGCCCACCAAGGGTTATAATGGCAGAAACCAAAGAGAGGCTGAGAATGATCTCATACCTGGTTCCCAGCATTCCCGTGGAGCTGTTTGAGCTGCTGCTGGAATACCTTGAGGGTGTGACGGGACGCCAGGGCTACCTCATCTATGAGTCACGGTGGACTGGGCCTCCCCAGCAACGGGTTGATCCATTCACCAGCAACGAAGTAGATATTG GTTTAATGTCTAGTACAGACTACTTGCGACTGGTTAGTAACCAGAACAAGCACATCAGTTTGTGTGAGGCAGGTGCTGTGTTCAACCACACAAAGAATACAGAGAGACCAGTCTACTTTGCTGACGTCATCATCCATGCTCGTAACAA GTTGAAGTACAAAGATATGCATGATTTACGAGGGCACAGTTTAGGGTTTGCTGGTTCCAAGTCAATTTCCTCCTGCTTGGCTGTCTTAGACTACCTAAAAAAACAAGGATTTGATGTATCTTTTTTTGGGAGCACCTTTGAATGTG GTTCTCACATCGGTCTTATCAACAGTGTTCTTGCTAATCGCGTTGACGTGGCCTCGGTGGATTCCAACGCACTGTTCAATTTCCTAAAAACCAACCCCAGCCACAAAGATGACTTGCAAGTTATAACTTCATTTGGACCTCTGCCCACTTATCCTATTGTCTTGAATTCTAGAATGCCAG ATGCTCTTAAAACTCAGATAACGCAAGGCCTACTGGACATGGCAAAGGATTCTAACTGGCGAAAGCGTCTTGAGGAGTTTAACATCAATGGGTTTGTGCCGATAGACAGCTCCCTCTATGTCATAGAGACTGACTTGGCCTCCAATATTGGGAAGCTGAAGATGAATGCAACGTATTATTGA
- the LOC127842769 gene encoding uncharacterized protein LOC127842769 isoform X2, which yields MKTKPTSIQRPVQILHPSPPRVIMAETKERLRMISYLVPSIPVELFELLLEYLEGVTGRQGYLIYESRWTGPPQQRVDPFTSNEVDIGLMSSTDYLRLVSNQNKHISLCEAGAVFNHTKNTERPVYFADVIIHARNKLKYKDMHDLRGHSLGFAGSKSISSCLAVLDYLKKQGFDVSFFGSTFECGSHIGLINSVLANRVDVASVDSNALFNFLKTNPSHKDDLQVITSFGPLPTYPIVLNSRMPDALKTQITQGLLDMAKDSNWRKRLEEFNINGFVPIDSSLYVIETDLASNIGKLKMNATYY from the exons CTAAGCCTACCAGTATTCAGCGCCCAGTTCAAATCCTTCATCCTAGCCCACCAAGGGTTATAATGGCAGAAACCAAAGAGAGGCTGAGAATGATCTCATACCTGGTTCCCAGCATTCCCGTGGAGCTGTTTGAGCTGCTGCTGGAATACCTTGAGGGTGTGACGGGACGCCAGGGCTACCTCATCTATGAGTCACGGTGGACTGGGCCTCCCCAGCAACGGGTTGATCCATTCACCAGCAACGAAGTAGATATTG GTTTAATGTCTAGTACAGACTACTTGCGACTGGTTAGTAACCAGAACAAGCACATCAGTTTGTGTGAGGCAGGTGCTGTGTTCAACCACACAAAGAATACAGAGAGACCAGTCTACTTTGCTGACGTCATCATCCATGCTCGTAACAA GTTGAAGTACAAAGATATGCATGATTTACGAGGGCACAGTTTAGGGTTTGCTGGTTCCAAGTCAATTTCCTCCTGCTTGGCTGTCTTAGACTACCTAAAAAAACAAGGATTTGATGTATCTTTTTTTGGGAGCACCTTTGAATGTG GTTCTCACATCGGTCTTATCAACAGTGTTCTTGCTAATCGCGTTGACGTGGCCTCGGTGGATTCCAACGCACTGTTCAATTTCCTAAAAACCAACCCCAGCCACAAAGATGACTTGCAAGTTATAACTTCATTTGGACCTCTGCCCACTTATCCTATTGTCTTGAATTCTAGAATGCCAG ATGCTCTTAAAACTCAGATAACGCAAGGCCTACTGGACATGGCAAAGGATTCTAACTGGCGAAAGCGTCTTGAGGAGTTTAACATCAATGGGTTTGTGCCGATAGACAGCTCCCTCTATGTCATAGAGACTGACTTGGCCTCCAATATTGGGAAGCTGAAGATGAATGCAACGTATTATTGA